In one window of Streptomyces roseofulvus DNA:
- a CDS encoding VIT1/CCC1 transporter family protein — protein MSIIEAQAPLHEAHRDNHTHRDVNGGWLRPAVFGAMDGLVSNLALMTGVAGGAVSSQTIVITGLAGLAAGAFSMAAGEYTSVASQRELVQAELDVERVQLSKHPIDEMEELAALYVSRGVEPALAREVAMQLSRDPEQALEIHAREELGIDPDDLPSPLVAAVSSFGSFALGALLPLLPYLLGATALWPAVLLALLGLFACGALVARVTARGWWFSGLRQLVLGGAAAAVTYGLGMLIGAAV, from the coding sequence ATGTCCATCATCGAAGCCCAGGCACCGCTGCACGAGGCCCACCGGGACAACCACACCCACCGTGACGTGAACGGCGGTTGGCTGCGGCCCGCCGTCTTCGGCGCGATGGACGGCCTGGTCTCGAACCTCGCACTCATGACCGGTGTCGCCGGCGGTGCGGTCTCCTCGCAGACGATCGTCATCACCGGACTCGCCGGACTGGCGGCGGGAGCCTTCTCCATGGCGGCCGGCGAGTACACCTCCGTCGCCTCGCAGCGCGAGCTCGTCCAGGCGGAACTGGACGTGGAGCGCGTGCAGTTGAGCAAGCACCCGATCGACGAGATGGAGGAGCTGGCCGCCCTCTACGTGTCCCGCGGCGTCGAGCCCGCGCTCGCCCGCGAGGTCGCGATGCAGCTCTCCCGGGACCCCGAGCAGGCGCTGGAGATCCACGCCCGCGAGGAGCTGGGCATCGACCCCGACGACCTGCCGTCGCCGCTCGTCGCCGCCGTCTCGTCCTTCGGCTCCTTCGCGCTCGGCGCGCTGCTGCCGCTGCTGCCGTACCTGCTCGGCGCGACCGCGCTCTGGCCGGCCGTGCTGCTCGCGCTCCTCGGCCTCTTCGCCTGCGGTGCGCTGGTCGCCCGGGTCACCGCGCGCGGCTGGTGGTTCAGCGGCCTGCGCCAGCTGGTGCTCGGCGGCGCCGCGGCGGCCGTCACGTACGGGCTCGGCATGCTCATCGGCGCGGCCGTCTAG
- a CDS encoding ADP-ribosylglycohydrolase family protein codes for MVTTTCDTRERARGALLGLAVGDALGAPAENMKPSEIRRRWGRIEGFLTDRPAGTDDTEYAIFSALLLARHGSALTVAHVERAWHRWIADLDEGPFRGAGFSERGTLENLRRGLAAPISAQHRHAWSDGLAMRAAPFGVFAAGRPAEAARLVAIDGSVSHEGEGIYGGQAVAAGVAAAMSGAGVTSVIAAALSVIPMDSWTARSLRRAVVAAQRVQPDPLTRERQVRSAVVIGGYPWTDLAPEAVGLAFGAFAAARGDFRTAVLTAVNMGRDADTTAAVAGALAGAAGGLAAIPEEWATAITPVTGSCLPTMRGYHVLDVADLLTEEDPR; via the coding sequence ATGGTGACCACGACATGCGACACCAGGGAACGGGCGAGGGGGGCGCTGCTCGGCCTCGCCGTCGGCGACGCGCTCGGCGCCCCCGCCGAGAACATGAAGCCCTCCGAGATCCGCCGCAGGTGGGGGCGGATCGAGGGCTTCCTGACGGACCGTCCGGCGGGCACCGACGACACCGAGTACGCGATCTTCTCCGCGCTGCTGCTCGCCCGGCACGGCTCGGCGCTCACCGTCGCCCACGTCGAGCGCGCGTGGCACCGCTGGATCGCCGACCTCGACGAGGGCCCCTTCCGCGGGGCGGGCTTCTCCGAGCGCGGCACCCTGGAGAACCTCCGCCGGGGCCTGGCCGCCCCCATCTCCGCCCAGCACCGGCACGCCTGGTCGGACGGACTGGCCATGCGGGCCGCGCCCTTCGGCGTCTTCGCGGCCGGCCGACCGGCGGAGGCGGCCCGACTCGTCGCCATCGACGGCAGCGTCAGCCACGAGGGCGAGGGCATCTACGGCGGCCAGGCGGTGGCGGCGGGCGTCGCCGCGGCGATGTCCGGCGCCGGCGTCACCTCCGTGATCGCGGCGGCCCTGTCGGTGATCCCCATGGACTCCTGGACGGCCCGCTCGCTGCGCCGCGCGGTGGTCGCGGCGCAGCGCGTCCAGCCGGACCCGCTCACCCGCGAACGCCAGGTCCGCTCGGCGGTCGTCATCGGCGGCTACCCGTGGACCGACCTGGCCCCGGAGGCCGTCGGCCTCGCCTTCGGCGCCTTCGCGGCGGCCCGCGGCGACTTCCGCACGGCGGTCCTGACGGCCGTGAACATGGGCCGCGACGCCGACACCACGGCGGCGGTGGCCGGCGCGCTGGCCGGCGCGGCGGGCGGCCTCGCCGCCATCCCCGAGGAATGGGCCACCGCCATCACCCCCGTGACCGGCAGCTGCCTCCCCACCATGCGCGGCTACCACGTCCTGGACGTAGCCGACCTCCTGACCGAAGAGGACCCCCGATGA